A segment of the Colletotrichum destructivum chromosome 3, complete sequence genome:
CAAAAGCAAACCACTCAATGACATTGAGGTCAAGGAAGACAATTGTAGCATCTGCGTCCGGGTAAGTTTGCCTCATTTGCAAATTGTAGTCCTCTCTTGTAGCACTCGGTTAACCCCAAGCCAATATCCAGAACGGTTTCATCGGCGTTTACCCTCATCAGTCTCTAGTTACGCTAGTTGGCAAAGACCAGACACAGGACTATAAATTTGGCCGTGGGTTCAACGGCTCGCCATTTTGTCGGATCTGCGGCGTCCATTGCTTTGGAAACCTATACGGTCCGCCAAAAGAGGTCCTTGCCAGACTTCCCGAGGCCAAGGAAGAGTTTGTGCGTAGACAACTTGAGGTTCAGCCACTGAATATCCGGATTCTCGATGGCGTTGAATGGGACAGAATCGATATAGAATGGAGAAACGAAGGCACTGAAGGCTACGTTCTGAAAGACTAAGTTTTATTAAAAACCTATTCGAACTCACCGTTTTGCACCTCGGGTGTGGGGAGGACTCTGGCATGACGTGACGGTTTTGAAGCCAATCTGTTCTAGTTGACGAAAACTCCATCCTCGACATAGAATTGAAAATGAAATCGATCTTCCGAGGTGTTGTTTAACTGATCTCAGTAAGGATGGAATATGTGTGGTCGGGCTTATGGAAACGTCCTTTCGTCACCATGGCCACCACTTCTTTCGTACAATAATACACCGGGGCGGTTTGACGGTCTCTCGGCTCCTGTGCCGCCGGAAATTTCAAAGAAATACGTCCAGGTTGCCATGTTGATCGCCTTGCATCAATGCATTCAAGTTCGGTTTACTCTGTTTTCCCAATGAAGGTTCTCGGCTCCATGAGGAGTGAGTAAGGTTTCCCAGTGCGACTTACTCACCGTCCCCTAGACTGCCTTCAGCGGGCCAACGGGGTTTGAACAGTGACGACGGGGTCTGGTCTGCTCGACCGATGACGTAAGGATCCCCGACGAATCATGACTACATACATATCTAAATCGTCATTGTCGCATCAACACCAGTCTCCTTATAAATCTACTCAACGTCGCTGAGATAAAATGGTTCATACTGTTTAGACGAACACGCTACAAATAAGACTCATGTTCTCCCCCAAAGCCTTTCGCGCAGCGCGCACCGTTACCCGAATCTCGCTGTGTCGACCCATCATCTCCGTACCAGCTCAAACCCACGCTTTCTCCGCAACCGCCAGGATGACATCCAAGTTCCCTACACCCTCGAGCGATCGGCCTCAGAATGAAATGCAATATTTTCCGGGAATGACGACGGCTCTGCCCTCCGAGTCCGCCGAGTTCCGTCGAGTTCTGTGGACGGGTCTCTACTCCCAGCTAGTCCTAATGACAATCCCAGTTGGTGGCGACATTGGTGAAGAAGTAATCAGCTCCCAATGGTCTCTGTTCAATTTTAGACCCGAAGGTTAACAAGGCGACAGATTCACACCGTCGACCAAGTCCTGACCTTCACTTCTGGCAAAGGTCTGGCGCAAGTCGGAAGCAAAGAGCAAgaggtcaaggccggcgacatGGTAATCGTTCCTGCGGGGACCAAGCACCAGTTCTTGAACAAGGGCCCGACACCCTTGATTCTGTACACGGTGTACTCGCCGGCGGAGCacaagccgacgacgattcacaagaccaaggaagaaggtgaccaggaggaagaggatggcaTCGATGTGGCACCGGAATGGAGCCAGAGAAGTAAGGAGCAGAATGAGAAGGAAGGTTGGGTCAAGGGCGAGTAATTTTGGCTGGCGCTTATCAGTACGCAGTCTTGCACACTTTTTTTAGTTATCACAGTATTCAAGAATGTTTCTAATCCCACGGATACTGCTTTCATTTTGTCTTCTTGCGATTTCATGGCTAGAACATGATATGAAATCTCTTTGAGACTGGTTATTTTGCGTGATATTCTAGTCTTGCTGGGCATATGACAGACAGGCAGCATTCGCGCAACACCCCACTCTCCATTGGCGAGGCCTAGAGCTTTTTCTGTGCCGTATTGTTCGAGGGAGACTGGGCAGGAACTCTGAAGAGGAAATAATAGAGAGAGAGTTATTTGAAAAGGTGAGTTTCGCTCTCGATCTTGGCGAATTCAGTCCGGCTGCGTCTTCAGGTGTCTCATATCGTCAAGCCACCGACAGACATCTAAAGCATCCTTGTTACATGAGCAAGGGAAAGCTACGTGTCACATACGTCGGCAGAAGGACCGACATGCAAGGCTTATTTGGTCGTTTTAAAGCAACGGAAACCACCCTCCATGCTTGGGACTAGACAAAACCGCAGCAATTATTAGATTTGCAACCAATTCTGAGACACGAGGTGCCCTCAAAGACGTCCAGCCAGGTAATCTGCATAGAGGTTCGGTAGGAAACCAGCCAGGTTGGTAAACTCGGTCTGATCGTGTATGAAGTGCTCATAGGCAACCTTTTCCCCGCCCAAAAGGTGCTTGAACCCCAAGGCACCTGCAAGATAGTCGATCCCGATCCTCATGCCGAGGAGTTTGTAATGAACGCCCCCGCCAAGCCAATACCGGCTTCGCAGCTCAAGCCCATCTTCAGTCTTCCGCCAGAGGTGTAAGAAGTCCCCAATCTTCAAGTTCGACACCAAGCCGTCGTGCAGCTCTGCGCAGACGGCAGCCTCGTAGCCGGATGCCTTGAGCTCTTCCCACGGCAAGCCATAGTGGGCAGGGTCGACGAAGCGGATGTGGACGGCCATCTTGGTCGCGCCGATGAACTCCGTGACACGGTGGGTGGAGCCAAGCCACTTTTGCGTGTGGGACAATTCAGTGCGGTGTAGGCGGTCCGCGTACGACGACCGGACGCTGAGATGGTCGTAGGGATACCAGAGGGCGTAGCGCTCGGGCTCGACGCTGTGCCACCAAAACCACCAACGGACCATGTCTCCTGTCGATCCCGGGAAACGAGTCCGCGAGGCGACATAGGCGGTCCCGTCCGGGAGGGCGACCCAGCCGTTCTCGTGAGGGTGATAGCCGGGGTCCAGCAGACGACGGGCATCCGTGATCGGTAGTACGCCTTCTGCCGGCATCGGCTCGCGGATGTACTGCGGGATGTCGGCGTAGATATACAGTTCGCGGTTGTAATACTTGGCGTACGATTTGTCTTTAACCCGGTTCGCGTTGTACTTGAAAGCCTTTTGCGTATCCAAAGGGTAATACGTGATAGGTACCTTTGCGGGATAGCCATCCGTGTCCGGATTCTGGAGTTGGTTCGTGGTTATCGTATTGCTGGCCATCGCTGGTGTTGTTAACTGAGTTCGCAGCGCAGACAACCGAGCTGCAGACCTATGGCGAAGCGACTCGGTCTCCATATCGTTATGGATCAACAgccgttttctttttttgcgACGAAATCACTTGATGGTAAAAGACATGATGGTAAGGAGAATGTGAGTCGGAAGATGCGATAGCCCAATCCTTAATAACACTCGGCCAAAGGCCACTGTCACGAAGCCCGTGCGGTGATCCTCAGTGTGTAGATTGCCTCCTGATATGCTGCTTCACGACCCCTTTGACCTCGGGTGCCTCGGCTGCTGTGCTGATGAAACTTGGAGCTGCAGCCAGCAACCTATCGGAGGCTCGCCCTCGGACTTAGGCTCCCTCGGTGCAAATTGATCGTGGATGTAGAGCGCCATGATCATGATGTACAGAAGCTACAGTGACTTTCGTGAAGGGGAATTAGGATTGATAAGATGGTAGGGGCAGCAATTGTTCCCAAGGCACAAGTTCTCAGTATCACATGCGTTTAACCGTTAATTCCAAGTGAGACGCAGGCGTTAACAAGTATTTTTAGGAATGCATGACAGTAAAATGCTCCGTCGTACTGGCCGACCTCAGTTTCCATCATAGACCCCAGGCATCATTGTTAGCATCAGACAGTAAGGCCTATATTTCCCGCTTGACCCAGCAGGAAGGGCATGCCGCCAACCGCCAATTAGGAACAATCCTAGTTGATAGCTGAGTTAACGTGAAAAATAGACCGTGCCCCTTGAGCTGGGGATGTCGAAATAGCGTTTGCTTTTCTATGCATCAATACATTCAGCGTGTTTCGTCTGCCATTTTTGCATTGCTCCTTGACTACAAGATCAACAACCACTCAGCCTCCAACATAAATCCAACCTGGCCCACAAGGAAGCTCTCATATGACTCGGAACATATTTGACTTAACACCCCGCTTGAGTCCTTCGGCCTTCCCGTTCTCGTACTCGACACCGGCGgcacctccctccccagACATGCCCTCCAGCTTCAGGCGCAactcctcgtcctgctccGCCACCGTCTTTTTTTGTATAGCTGCGGCACCGTCACTGGCTGGTGTGGCTTGCGTTTGATACCGCGTGGTGTTTTGAGCGTTGTCGGTTTTCGCCGGTGGCGAATTGGTGGCCAGACGCGCTGCCGGTACAAGCTGGCCGGGCGGTCTTGGGGTTCCGATGAGTCTCGGCGCGAGACGGCGCAGAGGTAGACGGTTGAGTGGGCGGAACATTGTAATTGGTTTGGCTGATTGGGGCGATGTCTGAATTGAATCTTCTATGATCAGCGCCGGTGATGGGTGAGAAAAGGGAGGTCGCGTGCGATGCGGTGCAGGTGGTGGGAACATGTCTTGTATTCATGTTTGCGTCATCGCTCGTCATTACAAAACTGTAGACACTTATGATAGACATTTGGGGGGTAATCTACAGGACATAGGCGATAGAAACTTAACCTTCTAATCTCGGTCTCTCCGTTCTTTCTGTTAGACTTTTATCACAGCACCAACTCTGATGTTTGATGAATTCTATCTCAGCGATCGCTGCAGCCTGCAGCTAAGGAGGCCAAGTTGAGGCGCACAtacatcacatcacatcactCCACCACCGCATCCGACTTGTCCCACCTGTGGATTTTTCCATCTCAGCTCCTCAGTAATCAACACACGAGGTTGCTTAGCGATGACATCAATCACAAGCAATGACAGGTGTTTTCCAACCGCGAGAGATCCGAAGGCTCTTGACAATCCGGGGGCCGTGATCCGGGACGGAGCCGAACACAGTTCTGCCTACGGCCCGTGGCTGTGTTCTGGTGTGTCTCAAAGACCAAGACTCCGTTGATCAACAAGGGATCACAGGGATGAAGATCCTTCTTGACAACACTGCCAATAAGACCACAGCGTCTAGGTCACGCCTCATATGATTGAATGCAGTTGTGGATGCACACTCGCCAACTTTCAAATCTGCCTTACAAGCGAACCAATTCCTTTCAGGCTGCAGATGGCGGAACGGGTCAAAACGGTGCATGGCCTCAATCCTACTACTTCAGCCACCTTCGAATGCCGAGGAGCTAATGCGATGCAATCGTCTAGAAGCAATCGCGACCTCGTAGAAGTGGGTTCTTAAGGATATAATGACCCGCCTGTCAGCCACCATaccctttttctttccatGCTGACTCCGTCAACAGGGTTAACCTCGCCGCTCTTGTCAGTCTTTTCCTGTCCCACAACGAATTCATAATAACACGAAACACCAAACTTATATGTCCACAACCCATACTGGAACCATGGCTGCCGCTAAGTCGTCTATGttgggcgacgaagacgtaAAGCCCCCAACCTACGACGACACGGTCACCGACGCCAGGGCGCAACTCAACTGCGGAGAGACACCAAAGCTATTTTTGGATAAGACGACGATATTCGCCAACACATCACCACCCCGCGCGCTGTATGAGCTGAGCAACGTCATCACCGAGGCCAAGTCGCCCATTTACGGGATCCAAAAGGTCGTTTACAGGGTCAGCCAGGCGACGGGCAGCGATAGCGTCAGGACGAAGCTAGACCACATCTACGACTTCACCCAAGACCCCCTCAAAGGCCTCGAGAGCTTCAAAATGCAGATGAATGACGTCATCGTCATTCAGGGCCAGAAGAGCTCGAAGAGGACGTACAAGGAGGTGCACCTGATGCCCGGCGTGGGCGGGTGGAAAGTCAAGGACCACTTCAAGGTCGGCGACAGCCCGGCGCACCAGCTGAAGCACGAAAACGAGGTTCACTGGAAGAACATgagcggcgaggtcgtcgcgGTCGAGACGCTGCCCAAGCGCGACAAGGCGAAAAACCTGCTGAACATGCCGCAGTTGGATGTCAAGGTCCCGATGGAGGACAAAGAGCTGGATCTGTTGGTCACGTGCTGGATGGCTAGACTCTGGCGACAGTCTGCCGATGAGACCAAGCAGCCGATGACCTGGCAAGACTGTAAGCACAGGTCCTATCGAGACATACAGAGTGAAGGTGAACGGGCAGCGCTGACGTTTCCTAGTCAAACAAATTTCCAAGATTGCGCTCAGCAACAACCGGTCAGGTGTTTGGATGCTGGCTGGATGAGAGTTCACAAAAGAACACCATATTCAGGTCAGATATGGTTAAGTGAGAAGAACGAGGCCAATATACCCAATTTTGTTTGTTTTTCTAGACGCTAGCGGCTGGAGCAACCTCTCCGTGCTGGCCAGGTATACCTGCCATGGTCTGTCGATTTTTGAGAATAGAGCCTTGCCTCTGCAATTGCAAACGGAAAGATTTGTGAGAAAAATCATGGTGGAACTCAATGTTCCCCCCCAAAGTTGTAGTCGCTTTCAACCTGCCGTAATGGCAAGTCATTGATagccgccgttgtcggctTAGGCTGGGACTCCTCTTGGCTGGTGAGCTGGACTTAAATCTTGAATTCTGGCAACAGG
Coding sequences within it:
- a CDS encoding Putative DAPG hydrolase, PhiG domain-containing protein — encoded protein: METESLRHRSAARLSALRTQLTTPAMASNTITTNQLQNPDTDGYPAKVPITYYPLDTQKAFKYNANRVKDKSYAKYYNRELYIYADIPQYIREPMPAEGVLPITDARRLLDPGYHPHENGWVALPDGTAYVASRTRFPGSTGDMVRWWFWWHSVEPERYALWYPYDHLSVRSSYADRLHRTELSHTQKWLGSTHRVTEFIGATKMAVHIRFVDPAHYGLPWEELKASGYEAAVCAELHDGLVSNLKIGDFLHLWRKTEDGLELRSRYWLGGGVHYKLLGMRIGIDYLAGALGFKHLLGGEKVAYEHFIHDQTEFTNLAGFLPNLYADYLAGRL
- a CDS encoding Putative rmlC-like cupin domain superfamily, rmlC-like jelly roll protein, with amino-acid sequence MFSPKAFRAARTVTRISLCRPIISVPAQTHAFSATARMTSKFPTPSSDRPQNEMQYFPGMTTALPSESAEFRRVLWTGLYSQLVLMTIPVGGDIGEEIHTVDQVLTFTSGKGLAQVGSKEQEVKAGDMVIVPAGTKHQFLNKGPTPLILYTVYSPAEHKPTTIHKTKEEGDQEEEDGIDVAPEWSQRSKEQNEKEGWVKGE